One Corynebacterium aurimucosum genomic window, TGTCATCAATACGGAGCTCATCCTCGCGGACCTGCAGACCATCGAGAAGGCCTTGCCGCGCTTGGAAAAGGAAGCCCGCAAGAACAAGGATTTGGCCGAGACCGTGGAAGAGACCAAGAAGGCCCAGGCCATCTTGGAAGATGACCGCACCCTCTTCGCTGCTTCCAAGAGCGACGAGATCGACCTATCCCTCCTGCGCGAGCTGCACCTCATGACCGCGAAGCCCTTCCTTTATGTCTTCAACTCGGATGAGGCCGTGCTTACCGATGACGCCAAGAAGGAGGAGCTGCGCCAGCTCGTCGCCCCTGCGGAATGCGTCTTCCTCGATGCCCAGACCGAAACCGACCTCCTTGAGCTCGATGAGGCGGAGGCACTGGAACTGCTCGAGTCGGTGGGCCAGGAAGAGCCTGGCTTGGCGACGTTGGCCAAGGCCGGCTTCGCCACCCTCGGCCTGCAGACCTACCTGACCGCAGGCCCGAAGGAAGCCCGCGCGTGGACCATCAAGCAAGGTTCCGCGGCTCCGCAGGCTGCGGGTGTTATCCACACCGACTTTGAGAAGAAGTTCATCAAGGCCGAAATCGTCTCCTTCGATGACCTAGACGCCGCTGGCTCCATGGCAGAGGCCCGCAACGCCGGCAAGGTGCGCCAAGAAGGCAAGGAATACATCATGCAGGACGGCGACGTCTGCGATTTCAAGATCGGCGGCTAGTTAGCCACCACTCCGCGTAGGCTGTGGGCATGAGTATCGCCCACATCCTAGACCGCGCAGCAGAGGCCACGCAGTGGCAAGAGGCCCTGTACAAGGATCTGCACCAGCATCCTGAGCTCAGCATGGAGGAGGAGCGCACCCGCGGTGTTATCGCGGATAAGCTCCGGGAATTTCCAGGAGTCGAGGTGCTGGAATTCGGCGGGGGAGTCGTCGGCATCCTCCGCAACGGCGTAGGTTCGACTGTCCTAGAGCGTGCCGATTTCGACGGCTTGCCCATCACAGAGGACACCGGCCTGGACTACTCCGCTTCGGGCGAGGCAATGCATGCTTGTGGCCACGATGCCCACGTGAGCGCCTTGTTGGGTGCCACGGAAGCGCTGGCGAAAGCAACCGATGCGTGGTCCGGTACATTCGTCGCTCTATTCCAGCCGGGCGAGGAGACCGCTGAGGGCGCGCAGTCCATGGTGGATGCGGGCCTCACCGATAGAGTCCCC contains:
- the ychF gene encoding redox-regulated ATPase YchF, with amino-acid sequence MSLTLGIVGLPNVGKSTLFNALTRSDILAANYPFATIEPNVGLVELPDSRLNRLAEIFSSERILPATVSFVDIAGIVEGASKGEGMGNAFLANIREADAICQVVRAFADENVIHVDGEVNPAHDISVINTELILADLQTIEKALPRLEKEARKNKDLAETVEETKKAQAILEDDRTLFAASKSDEIDLSLLRELHLMTAKPFLYVFNSDEAVLTDDAKKEELRQLVAPAECVFLDAQTETDLLELDEAEALELLESVGQEEPGLATLAKAGFATLGLQTYLTAGPKEARAWTIKQGSAAPQAAGVIHTDFEKKFIKAEIVSFDDLDAAGSMAEARNAGKVRQEGKEYIMQDGDVCDFKIGG